The nucleotide window CGATGTTGAGACACGAGACTCCGTCCTGTCCTCCAACAGCGTACAGATACCCGCCCAGAACGGCCACTCCCACGCTGGTCCTGCACGTACTGGTGGGCGCCACGTCGCTGCTCCACTGGTTCGTCTTTGGGTCATACCTGAAATCAACCAGTACAGCGCTGTGTTATAGACACTACAAGCCCAAAAGACATCTTGTTTTTTGGGCTGTGGTCACAGCCCCCTGCTCCGGctccctggtgtgtgtgtgtgtggagaattcctcactagtgtgtgtttgtgtgttcacggCCACGGACGAGTCAAACGCAGAGAAGCAATCTCTTTTACTTTAATTCAACTGAAATGACGATTTGACACAAAAATGGGaacaattcaaatcaaatttgaTGTAGTTTCTCTGACTTAATCCAGACCCCTCACCTCTCCACGCTGTTGAGATAAGACGAGCCGTCGTGTCCCCCGACGGCGTACAGCAGGTCGTCGAGGACGCTGACGCCCACTCCACAGCGACGCTTGCTCATGGACGCCACCATTCGCCATTCGTTCGTCTGAGGGTCGTAGCGTTCCACACTGGAAATGGCATCGCCACTGCACCATCCTCCTACTGAGGGATACatacacagagcaacacacataGATCACCCTCTGACACAGTGCTGGAAATGTGCCGCTAAAACTGAAAGTGGTGCAAGCTCTGACATATTCCATGTGAAATAAGAGAGCTGTGGTAGGGCTGAAAGATCAGGGGAAAGTGCCTCAGTGCGATCTCTtggttctgtttgttttaaagggAAAGTCTACAGTTTTGGGGGCCTGCAGTTGTCTCTGGATCGTTTATGTATCAGAAGCTCagcgtcttttaaagtggaagggtgtgtttgaggagaaatgTGTTGCTTGTTGGTGTCTGATGTGGAGCTTGTCTCTAAGGTAACtcgagtttagttttgtagcactgtctttgtttactttcatgcatttGCTCTCcaaaatttagagtcagttccaactgcagcaaaaataagtcaacattatcacatttcttttcatgattttcaatgtttagaGGGCTCTCTCTTTTGCCGTTTctgtgccatgagcagagagagagagagacagggagagacttacagacagagagacacagagacagagagagggagagacacagagagagagagacagagagagacagacagagagagagagacacagagacagagagagagagagagagagacacagagacagagagagagacacagagagagagagacagagagagagggagacagacacagagacagagagagagagacagagacagagagagagagacagagacagagagagacagacacagagacagagagagagagacagagacagagagagacagacacagagacagagagagacagacacagagacagagagagacagacacagagacagagagagagagacacagagacagagagagagagacacagagacagagacagagagacacagagacagagagacagagagagagggagacagacacagagagagagggagacattagaccagtttccagcacaaaccggCTGGAGAGGTGAGGAATCAtcttttgaattttataaaaattgtgTTCTGAATACAATCGTAGATGGTCCCTTTACATTGTGATTACTGTCTAAACCTTAGGGTCCAGGTTTGTTTTGGGGGGGAGGGGTCGTGTCATGTCCCAGTGCAGGGGCTTGGTTCCTCGCTGACAGGCAGTTCCCAAACTGAGCGTTACTGTGTTACATTTCTTAAGGTGCCACTTAAgagatcattttaaaaacaggctgAAAGCTCTGCTGTGGCTCTCACGCTCcctcatttatttttagacGACAGAGAGagctccaaacattgaaaagcgtgaactgagatgaggatattgctctattcttgctccataggtgggtaatattggcttatttttgctgtttctgataatttaaggtggaatgtctccaaactcgggaggcggctaactgcattagcgacagtgctacacaACTAACCAACTCgacttacaaatgagtttctgtgggaattcaaacagtgaataaacacttacaggcAAGTTACACTACAGACGTATACAAATAACAGTCATTATTCTCCTCagatgtacagtaccagtcaaaagtgtggacacacctcctcatcagtgattggtggagtagagctaatcactgtatagagctgtgtaccagcccctacctctgtacaaccccagttacagtctcagacacattcagaagggagcggttctacagattaactctcgacgaggccacagctgttcactgaaaaccgttccaggtgacgacctcatgaagccgactgagagaatggagagagtgtgtgaagctgtcatcaaacCAACAgagggctactgtgaagagtctaaagtgtAAAACACATTCTGCTTTCTTTAACACTtctctgtttactacataattccatatgtgttccttcagtGTTAATGTCTTTTCCGCATTCATTTACaattcagaaaataataataatttgactggcactgtacccttccaccttaaaagacgcagagcttctgaacgtcaAACAAACCAgtgaacagcatttccccacaatcgcagGCATCGCCTTTAAAACCCAGAACTGCGCTCCCTTGAGGAAGAGGGGAAAATACGTCCCTCTCATTCAGCACTACAGCGTAGCATTGATCTGTTCATTAAATCACAGTCCACATGGGCAGGAATCACCTACCAGCAAACAGGACTTCTCCACAGCGGATTGGCTTACGGGGGCGGGTGCGAGGTCCTTGCATGAGGGGGCGCTCTTGAGGGAGCAGAAGATAGTTCTTCGCCTCATCCACTAGATCCCTACAAtgaaaaaaacagctttaaatACTTTGACACCAAATCATGAGGTGATCTGCAGAAATAACAGCGCTTTCTTTATTTCAAGGTTAAACCCGACATGCTGCTTAACTCTGAGATATTTTAATATGTCCTCTGTAACGTAGAAACTAATCAAGTTCTGTCTGAGTACGCACCTACATTCCTCATCGCTCTTGATCAGCGGATCTGAACCCACCGTTCCCACCAGGAACTTGGGGCTGAGGAGTGGAAGACGGACGTGCTGCAGGACCTGTGTGAAATATAGATTACACAGAGGGTTAGAAAAATCAGACAAGACCTTAACCATCAGAGGTTGGCCTCTTCATGTTTGGACTAAAGAGGTTAACAAGTTAAAGGTAACGCTTGATGAGAAATGCAAGTACATTTAAGTAATTGAGTAAAACGTACACGTACACTGAGATACAAGCTTACACAACGACTACCCAAACTACCGTTAAAAAGACAAGGCCAAAACAGGACTGAGACAAAGGTCTGGAATAAGAAACACATGGGACCAGCTCCTAGGGGCAACACATGACTAGGGCTGGGCAAAGGAGGAGCGAggagcaaaacaaaaattaGAGCACAGACAGGAACACACGGGAAGGTAAACAAGAGGAAAGCAAAGCACCATttaattaaaggctaagcagcagcgatatgaaagtgtcaaacaaataaatacagtggagtttgagttcctaacttgtgtttattgatagtcagaaaacatgttatttcttactaattgaaggaataaggtttaaaagaccgttttggctgcaatcattcaatgtacagtgggacatctgtgaacaaatgacccaaagatcccaaaatatccagaaaatggactaaatctgtccactttaaacggacactttggaaaggaccatccgctcactccgttatctgtagctcatttcactggcgctttttcaacaatatgggcatgtaaggacaccaacgaaaggtgttcaagagcctctgtaacatggaggtaaacagggtaaggacactcacttcgcctgttttagttggtgttagttaacgttagcttgactcgctaaactcggtgtctcagattatactcggctacgtagctgcattacggaggtttatagtgtcggatgaattcgagttcgacttcgatcacatttacaagaataacggtacctctaaatttgagtttagtttattgctaggctattgtcatgaataatgttggttatttagctagatactgtcataacagtcagtcataacggtgttttaccactgcgttgttcagctgttgtccaccagtgacgtcacgattgtgttcgagaatttccgtagagagctcgggttttttcgtcaatttaataaaattgtcagttttaaagcaaattaagctgctattttaattttaattcatacttatatctgtcagtaactacaataatgtggaatattcatggaggtcctttaagtggtgcttagcctttaagaagaGCTTTCTTACTCACTAAACACACTGTTAACTCATTGGCTTATGACAGTCTTAGAATTGTAGAGGGTTAGAAGACGGAATACGTTCGTTTCGGGGTTCCATGAAGCTGggtttctcagtttagccagataactaaAGCTCAAActcaagcctgtccaataggaagagagctgagggagattttTCTCGGACAGTCCGAATGTGTGCGACAGTGTAGCGGTGGTAACGTTCGTGACAGTGTAGTGCGAGAGAGACCTGGGGGAGCTGTGGCCGGCGTTCCTGGATGCTGTATTTGACCCAGGCCATGACCGCATTAAACACCTGCTCCTCACTGCGCACGTTAAGCTCGTCACTGGAGATGATGTCGATCAGCTGATTGGCCGGGAGCAGCATGAACTCCTCACTCTCCATCACCTGAGGGTGGGGGGtaaataaacagagaaacaggcTTCAGCAAGACAGCAGAGAAGATTAACACAAGCCCCGGAGTGCTGGTTTGGTGCAAAGCTACATTCCCACAGTCAGCAAAGTGAAACTCAGCAGCAGATCTTTCAGGAACATCCGTCCACTCTGCGGCCATCACTGGACCGTTGTTGCTGCTCATACAACAACAGGCTTCACTCTCACTGACGGAGGAGAGACCTCTAAACCTGAGACTCAACATCACAGTGAACATTTCTGGTGAAAATGGGCCAAAGGTGTAGAAACATTTTGTAGGATTCAGTaacaaagagagaaatgaggggaataaaaatgactttatcAGTTTTATGCCTGTCCTGCCTCCTCCTGCTGGTGATGGGGAGGGACGGGGAAGGGGACCGTTCACAAAAAGCCAAAATGGATCAAACTAAAAAGGAGTTTAAGGGTTTAATAAAGTTACAGAAGAAAAATGGCTTTGAAAGAGCCCTTACAAATTAGTTTGTGTCCTCTCTCCGTCTGCTCTGAGGCGTCTAGACACGTGTGCATGATGATACACTTTGTAAAATCACTGTTTAAATAAACTGCACTGAATTACTGTTACATTTTTGAATCCCTTCTATTCACAGTGCAGTCTGTGTCTCTTTGCTGTGTccaatacaataaataaacaatgaaaaactCTACAGATCAGTAGCAGAGACTGGGAAGTCAATCTGACTCCAGGGAAGGAGTGAGGTTTTAAACTCACTCCTCGGAGTTAAAAATAACGTTGGTGTGCACTTTCATCTCTGAAACACGAAGCTAACGGAAAACAGGAGACACATAATATAGTTTAATACCATGGAGCACAGCTAAACTTAACCCGGGGGACGCCACACTCCACTCACTCTTACTCACGCTCAAATGGACTTAACTTTTACTAGCCTGAGGTAACCACAAACACAAAGGCGTTCCTGCCTTTTCCTCATTGACACTGTTACTTAACAGCAACGCTAGTGTTTTAGATCACCGTATCTCATGTAATGTTTAACAGAAAACAATCCTTTATCAGCAGGTTCAATGACAGGGCCCTGCGACTTAAACAGAAGGAAATGAAATGAAGGTGTATATTAAAGAGAAGTACAGACAACTCCTAGAACCAAGTGGAAGATCTAGAAATAAACAATAGCATCAAAATCATAGAAGTATGATCAGATACCTTCAAAAATAATCAGTATCTGACATGtgtatttttttcaaatgaagaTGCAGGCCTGACGCAATAAGACCAAGAAAATCTGTGTTTAAATTTGAGCACTCTGTGCCAGAATCTTATTTGTTTGTGGTTGTTATGTACACAGTACAGTGTTTGGTTGTTTCTGATTGGTCTAACTCTCTAATAGAAGTTCAGTGTGCTCagtggggtggcacggtggcacagcaggtagtgtcgcagtcacacaacctccaggaccctacactacagctccagggtcctggaggttgtgggttcgattcccactccgggtgactgtctgtgaggagtgtggtgtgttctccctgtgtctacgtgggtttcctccgggtgactgtctgtgaggagtgtggtgtgttctccctgtgtctgcgtgggtttcctccgggtgactgtctgtgaggagtgtggtgtgttctctctgtgtctgcgtgggtttcctccgggtgactgtctgtgaggagtgttgggtggtgtgttctctctgtgtctgcgtgggtttcctccgggtgactgtctgtgaggagtgtggtgtgttctctctgtgtctgcgtgggtttcctccgggtgactgtctgtgaggagtgtggtgtgttctccctgtgtctgcgtgggtttcctccgggtgactgtctgtgaggagtgtggtgtgttctccctttgtctgcatgggtttcctccgggtgactgtctgtgaggagtgtggtgtgttctccccgtgtctgtgtgggtttcctccaggtgactgtctgtgaggagtgtggtgtgttctccctgtgtctgtgtgggtttcctccgggtgactgtctgtgaggagtgtggtgtgttctccctttgtctgcatgggtttcctccgggtgactgtctgtgaggagtgtggtgtgttctccctttgtctgcatgggtttcctccgggtgactgtctgtgaggagtgtggtgtgttctccccgtgtctgtgtgggtttcctccaggtgactgtctgtgaggagtgtggtgtgttctccctgtgtctgtgtgggtttcctccgggtgactgtctgtgaggagtgtggtgtgttctccctttgtctgcatgggtttcctccgggtgactgtctgtgaggagtgtggtgtgttctccctttgtctgcgtgggtttcctccgggtgctccggtttcctcccacagtccaaaaacacacgttggtaggtggattggagactcaaaaagtgtccgtatgtgtgaattgccctgtgaaggactggcgcccccctccagggtgtattcctgccttgtgcccagtgattccaggtaggctctggacccaccacgaccctgaactggataagtgcttacagataatggatggatgattttATTCTTGATAATATTTCAGGTAACATTTCAAACAATGTATCTGTTGTACTCTATGATTAATATATTtatctgtaatttatttttaaaccccTATCCTCTCCTTCAAAATCAAAACCAGGTGCAGAAGTCACTGCAGTTGTGAAGTTGTCATTAATCACATTAATGATTTATAACTCTCTGACCCGGAGTTTGCACACAGTAAAGAGTGCTCACTCACCTCCTGGAAGTTGTGTTGTGTGAATTTGTCGGCGATGCGCAGCAGCTCTCGGCAGGAGTGTGTGTCGGCGAAGGCCCGTATTCCCAGACAGTTGGACGGGTCGAGCTGTCGCTTCAGGAACTCGCAGCAGGCCTCCTGTATCTCAGCCAGCTGCAGCAGGCAGGCAGCGGGCAGCAGAGTCTGGACATTACCCTCTTCCACGGTCACCTGAGCAGCACCAACACATCTGTTAATCTTCAGTGGACCAGCTACAATAAGGGCTGCAGAGACCTGTTTACACCTGACATTAACCTGTGCTCCTGGGGATCAGATCATTTTCGGATTTCATGTGAGAGACAGGTGTAAACACCCCGAAGACACAGATTGatctcattcacatttaacacaaGTGTAAACTGAATGTGTTTCCGTGTCCGTGAGTTTTGCGAGCGGAAACGCATCGGTCGAGAGGAGGTAGAGTGATTTTTAGAGATGTGGTGCTTTCCTGGAGATAAGTGGCCAGATTTTTCACAGATTTACTTGAATGAccatttctagagaaactccggAGGATCGGGTCTGGAGCTGTTCCAGAGCAGTCGTTCACACGCAGGGCGTAGCGGGAGATTTTCTGCATCAGACGGGCTCACGCAGTGGGAAATCAAACACGTGCTTCTTAGAGCACTGACTGTGCAGTGTGTACAGGCGAAACTCTGGAACACTCCGTTCTCACAGCCGCTGACTCTGACTTTACTCAGAGTTCTTAACCAGGGCGCTACTAAGATAAAGTCAGAGTAATGTCCGGGAAGAATGGTGTGGGTTGTTGCGTTCAAACACACGGCTCCGCCGGGtcaactctggaacatttctgaatTATTGCGAATGTGTGAAAGGTGCACATGTGAAATAATGACTGGTATCCTACGTTTCAAAAGTGGAAACATTTCTTTTTGCAGTCCTGAATTCTTGTTGCATGCACAAATCCCTCTGCAGAATTCCCAGCGAATAAAGGATGCAGCCTTTTTAAACTCGGCCACTGTTTCCCTACCtgttttaaaagtttatttcTGAAGTTTGAGAGAGTGTAATACACTGGGAGCAGCAGGACAGAAACCACAGCTGGTCAGCGAAAGGAAAAATGAAGTGATGTACACGGTGCTGAAATCGGACCTCACCTGGTCAGACACATTGGAATGACCAGTCTACTTTATTCAAAGCATTGAAAATAAGCATTTTAACGGCAGGTGTAAACAGGTCCTCTGAGTCTATATCATCTTTTAAGAAACACCTGAAAACCTACTTTTCCTCTCTAGCTTTTCAGGGCTGTTCAGTAACGTGcttagctctctgtgtgtgtatatgcttcATTATCTTTTAATTAGTGTTGACAGTGTTTTCaattagtgctgggcgataaaaTGATATCGATTTGTTTTGTGATACCTTTTTAACTCGATAACGATGATAAGCTTTGGGTAACAGAGCTCAATAaaccttcatttctattccCGGTTAACGCATCAGGTGCGTGTACTCATGTTATTACGGTAAAGTAACATAGGAGACGTCATGAACGTGAGGACGTCAACAAGACTGTAATAGGCTTAattcaagtgcttgtgtgtatgtgatacaaatataaacattaatgtGATAGGCTCCTCTTCACCCCGTGTGTTGGGGTGTATTTTGTCTGGAATGGTGACCCCCTgtcagaacacaagcacagaaacTTTCCCTCAAAGTGTATTGTCCTCCCGGGAAATGTCTTCCCGTTTGTGAGAGCGCTGTTCGTTGCCTGACGTGGTTTTCCCTCACACGAAATTATTTTCTCCGCTCGTAAATTTTTTATTGGATCCGACgccatagatcaggctgcttctctcaaataaacactcccaaaggtaaacaaacactgccagacacacagcgaccctgatctggataaatggttacagacaatgaaagaatgaacgTGTGAAACTGAAAGTGTTCTAGCTTTCCCACTGTTACAGGCGCTGTTCTAAGCCTTGTGAATGAGTAATGTGTATTTGTTGTATGGTAATGAACATTTGGTGTATTTAGTCTATATTTTTAGAATATAAAATTATGACTTTGGGCTTGGGGTTATAAACCTCACTAAACCAGAAGCCCTCCACAGCCCAGTCCGAGATCCCCAATGACCTGTGACGTGTAGGCGAAGTCAATGAGGAGCTCCATGGCGCGATCGTCGATGTCTCGGATGACCACCTCGGTCTGCCGGCTCTCGGCCAGTTCCCCCGTGAACATGGCTCTGAAATACGGGCTGCAGGCTGAAAGAATGACCCGGTGAGCGTAGATCTTCTTGGCTCCGACCACCAGCACCacgtcacacagctcccggtGCTTCCGCAGCAGGTTGATGACCTCCAGGGTCTGGCGTGGGTGCTTGTCAGAGACATAGGGCATGCGGGCGGGCTGGGGGACACCCTCCGGAAGCTTGTTGGGGTCGCCCAGGGTGCAGCGGCTGGTGATGTCCATGGCGGCGGTTTCCGAGCGCACGCTGGAACCCCTGGGGGTATAGTAACAGAAAAATAATCTGAAGACTGATAATAATATACAGAAAGTGTGAGCAGCAAAATCTGTTCTGCATAGGCTCACTCagtctcacgcacacacacacacccccctgtGGACAGGCacccccagtcacacacacctgtggacagctgcACAGGCTCACCcagtctcatacacacacacacccctgtggacatcCGCACAGGCtaacccagtctctcacacacacccctgtggacagctACACAGGCTCAcccagtctctttctctcacacaaaccCCTGTGGACAACTGCACAggctcacccagtctctctctctctctcacacacccctgtggacagccGCACAGGCTGaccagtctctttctctctctcacaaacacacacacaccatgtggACAACTGTACAggctcacccagtctctctctctctatctctctctcacacacccctgTAGACAGCTGCACAGACTAAACCcagtctcacaaacacacccctgtggacaacTGCACAGGCTCACCCAgtatatctctctcacacacacacacacccctgtggacagctACACAGGCTCACCCAgtatat belongs to Hoplias malabaricus isolate fHopMal1 chromosome 9, fHopMal1.hap1, whole genome shotgun sequence and includes:
- the klhl20 gene encoding kelch-like protein 20, with the translated sequence MDITSRCTLGDPNKLPEGVPQPARMPYVSDKHPRQTLEVINLLRKHRELCDVVLVVGAKKIYAHRVILSACSPYFRAMFTGELAESRQTEVVIRDIDDRAMELLIDFAYTSQVTVEEGNVQTLLPAACLLQLAEIQEACCEFLKRQLDPSNCLGIRAFADTHSCRELLRIADKFTQHNFQEVMESEEFMLLPANQLIDIISSDELNVRSEEQVFNAVMAWVKYSIQERRPQLPQVLQHVRLPLLSPKFLVGTVGSDPLIKSDEECRDLVDEAKNYLLLPQERPLMQGPRTRPRKPIRCGEVLFAVGGWCSGDAISSVERYDPQTNEWRMVASMSKRRCGVGVSVLDDLLYAVGGHDGSSYLNSVERYDPKTNQWSSDVAPTSTCRTSVGVAVLGGYLYAVGGQDGVSCLNIVERYDPKENKWTRVASMSTRRLGVAVAVLGGFLYAVGGSDGTSPLNTVERYNPQENRWHTVAPMGTRRKHLGCAVYQDMIYSVGGRDDTTELSSAERYNPRTNQWSPVVAMTSRRSGVGLAVVNGQLMAVGGFDGTTYLKTIEVYDPDANTWRLYGGMNYRRLGGGVGVIKMTHCESHIW